One Citrus sinensis cultivar Valencia sweet orange chromosome 5, DVS_A1.0, whole genome shotgun sequence genomic window, aaTGTATTGGTGTCCACCTGtattgaaacttaaattaaaaaaaaaaaaggattgagTTTTAAAATCCGAATTTAATAGCTTTAAATTATACACATTACACAACTTCAAAATGTGGCTTACTCAACGATCGGAACTTCATAGCAGCTGACTTCTCTAGTAGCGAAAACAGAGGAACTCTCTACTCGGCCCCTGCAGCAGAGTGAACAAAGGTGATTTTGTGATtagaaaaatttgaatttgcaagtttaatattacaaattaaatcaagCATTAAACAAgtgacattttatttattcaaataaccGGGTTACAGACTACCACTGGCATAGGAAAATGAAGACATAAAAACAATGAatacaaaagattaattacatGAAAGAGAGCAATAAATTTATCCGAGTCTTTTAGCAACATCAACAATTGTTGGCCTGGAATAGACTCGGATTGCAAAAGATCAAACAATTAGGCAACAAATTGTTTATGAACTACGATATATCATGATGTGATATTTGTAATAACGGTAGGTCTAGCAAACCAACGTGAATGCATGAAATTGCAATAGCTATTTCAATTGCAATCTTTAGCCTGTTTCTCAATAGTAGAGTCTCAAAAGTCAAACTGATCTGGTCGAGGGCCATGAATACGATCAGCAAGAGTTCCACTTgctaaaaatcaaaaaaagGAATGTGAATTTCAGTCCCTAAGCAATATCCGATcaacttcaaaatatttctatgACTAATTTGTGATCCAAACACATCGCAGCTAATACAATTAGCTTTAAAATATGATTGTAACACATTTGTGCTGCATATGTGATGTTgttaatacaaattttgtaTGCACGAGGACGATATTCATGACCATGAAACTGCATAAAAGACATTAGGCACTCCTCGTACATTGTATACAGTTTATAGCTAGTGTCTTCTGCTAAAACATTTTTCTGGTCACTCTTCTAGTACACTCGCGCCATTCCCCATCATCAAAGTTCTTTTACCTTTCGACCAAAGcttgaattttcttaaaatccaACTCATATCCATAAACCCACCAAAATACCATCAGTAGattgtataaatatataaagcaAGAGGGAGTTCATTCATATACATGATAGATATGTCtcatagaataaataaataaataaataaataaataaaactcttAATCATCCGCAGGGGTGCACAGAATCTGCACACATAATGGCTCCTGCGTAAATGCGACGATCTGCAGAATGAAAGACACGGGGAAAAGCAGAAGCAAGCAAATAAAATCTAACACAATATACACACTGATCCTTTGACCTTTGTAATGTCACAGTCACATGGTTATGTTTTGTCTTGAAACAAATTCAAAGTTGAGCAGCAAGCTAGAGTGAATGCAAACCAGCATAAAGAATACAATGGCAAATGAAGATGTCTCTAAATAACAGCAAGATACATGGCGTAAAGACTCACAATTTAGAATGTCACTTGCCAACATACATATATTTGAAGATTAAACTAACAGATCGGTGTATTTAACTGAGTTGCTTTGCCGTGTGACAACAACGATTGTTGGCTTATCTTCTGGTGATTCATTAATGCACTTGAAGGTAAGTTATTGAAAATAACAATAGGATCTACAAAATCACTGAATCTGTTTCTTTTCAACAAGTctcttttcatattttatccAAAACTAATCTTTCATGTGAGTTAACTCTATTCTCTGTCCAGTCAAAAACTCACATAGAACCacaccaaaaattaaatatcatacttctcatttttgttttttgttttttgggaaGACATACTTCTCATTTAGAGAGCCTGCTCTAGCACACTCAACGAGGGTGTACGTGTACCTGTTGAAGGAAATTTCAGCCATCTATGAAGATAGAGAACAGAGGAGCTTTGCAGTTGGTGCCTTCAGTATTCATGTGATTCTATACATCCAtgaattatttagttaagtaTACAGTTCTCTAAGACTGGGAAATttcaaatcaatgaaaatCATCTAATGGAAGTTCTAGAATAGAATATATTAAGTTTGTTCAACATACTCCTCTGCTTCCACAAGGACTAATCAATGAAAGCATGAAAGCCAAACAAAAAACAACTAACCTTTTGTTTATATAACAGGGTATATAACAGGTTACAAGTAATGAAATGGAAACTGAAAACatgaaaacaagaaatatgaaaaagttGTTTACATGAAAGAGCAATAAATTTGTCTGAGTTTTTTTGCAACATCAACCATTGTTGGCCGATCTACCGGTGATTGTTTGAGACATTCAGAAATAAGTTGTGCATAAGCATGCAATTGCTGCTCTTTCCGAAGACATAATATGTCTTGAATAATAATACGATCTACTATCTCGGTAAAACTATTGTCTtcaataaatttcttaaaatattcctCCAAAGAACAGGTGAGATTGTGTGCAGCCTGCACAAGGTCAGAAATAATCTGTCCCGACAAAAGCTCAAATAGAAATgcaccaaaaccaaaaacatCCGACTTTTCATTGAAAACACCTGTCCTCATGTACTCAGGTGCACAATATCCCATTGTTCCCATCACTCTATCAGTAACGTGGGTTTCACCTTCAGGAATGGATATGGATagtgaaaaatcaaacaattttgcAACATTTTCTTCAGTGAACAAGATATGTGCTGTCTTGAAATCTCTATAAACGATTGGCCTGGGAAATCCAAAGTGAAGATAAGCAAGTGCATGAGCAATATCCATTGCAATCTTTAACCTATGTTTCATTAGTAATGGTTCGATCTGAGGTTGAGAAGCACTTAAAATGCGATCACGAAGATTCCCATACTCTACAGATTCAAAAGCCAGAATGGGAATTGGAGTCTCTAAGCAGCATCCAATTAGCTTTAAAATATGTTTGTGGCTCATTTGTGCTGCATAGACAATGTTGTTAATACAACTTTCGTATGCAGGAGGACTGTCTACACTATCTTCAAACTTCATAACAGAAATTAGGCGCTCCTGCCAAAAGCCCTTGTACAATTTATACATGCTGTCCTGTTTTATAAACTTTCTCTCGTCATAGTTGTTAGTTGCAATCTCGAGTTCTTTAGCAGAAAAGATACGATAAGGGTTGTATTTACCATGAGAAGACGCTATCAACTTTTTTAGTACGGTCGCGCCATTCCTCGTCATCAATGCTCTTTTATCAGTCTTGTCCTTGAATTTTCTCACAATTGAACCCATCTACAAGTAGAAACCAACTCAAATATTACAAGCAGTTCGTTTTTGTTATATACTACCATTTCATTCATAGATATATagcagtaaaataaaaaacaaataaataaaaaaagagagcgAAGCTGCTGAATGCTGATGACAAGAAGAGGAGTATCTGTGGCTGTGTACATACGGCAAATCGATTAATTAAGAAAACGATATGCTTGATCTTGATCTTTATCATTACTACTGCAAGAGTTAGTTCAGATTCTGCTGTTTGATTAAATTGAATCATCTGAATAAGtaaaaagttcttttttttaaaaaaaaatcatgaataaGTATAAAGTTTGTCAGTTCGTTTGTCTGATTCACGCATGTGAAAATACAAGAAGTCTTCCTCTAGTCGACTGAGGATATCCGACGCAAGAGGGTAAGAAATAGTCCACCTCGCTAAGCGTggaattaattcttttataatgatttctattttttgataaatatttttaagaaataggAACATGAAACACATATGTGatgtaaataaaagtaaaacagataaaacaaaaaaatatgtaaaaatcttaagaaataagaacataaaactaatattaataGGTAGCAAATTTACTAATGCAAcagtttatttatatataatgataaaagtaAACTTAATTTACATAAAGAGAACgtacttaaaaagaaattaaagcaaGCTGATGATGACAATTGACAAAAAGCTAGGATGTACCTGTGGACGCCGAGAGATTTGATCTTTTGAGAGATGTTGTTGTAATTTCTCAAGcaaaatttgaacaaaaatgTAAGCTTCTAAGAAATTCGGAAGTCAACCATAGATTATGCAAAGTCGAGAGAAAGATAATTGTATAATATCATAAATGCGGTCACCAACAGGAATGGCAAATTAGTCATTTCAAATTGGATATCCATATACTCAATTGattgaataatatatatcCAAAATCTATTCAAATTGGATATATGAATAATACCCCTTTTTTGGCCATATACAACCTTTTCTTTGTAGTTGAACAAGAAAACCTCTTCCTCAATTCATCTGACATGGATTCACAACCGATATCAGGATTAGAATTAATAAAACCATACAATTTCTGAGCTATCCATCTACTAGTTACTTTAGGATTCTTAAACAGCTCTTTGCACTTATGTTCACCaccttttaaagttttaatctGGAATGTAACTTTGTCAACCAATAAAGATGCATGGATTCTCCATGGACATTCCTTTCCTTCTTTGTCCTTCCCAGCACACACGACTGTAACTCTACATTTGtcattctttttccttttcaaaacTCTTGACTCTTGAATAGGCCAATTTCCTTCCTTGTCGGTTTTGACATCTACTGCAAGACTACGTTtccaatagaaaaaaatttatagcgAGAAAAGTTgttatgagttttaaaaaagCAAGTCACTTAAGTTCTTAAAGCGAgagttttaaataatattagggttaaaatatgtttttgccATTATGGATCTAGAATTAATAGTAACGGAGGTGATGACAAGGGTGTTTTGAgccatttttaaaaatatagagactaaacggatactaatattaaaatataaaaattaaatgagcttttacccGTAGTTTGACCATAGGTCTACGATAAACAAATGTTCCATTGTCGATAACACTTGGCAATACTATTTTAAATagcttttatttgtaaaaacgCTGACCTAAAAATACACCCAACAATactattgaataaaatacaccacattgttttatttaataaatataaatattatataaataatgtaatctatgcagtagactaataatattaaaatattttaataaatttaaaatatgtaaatttttatatttattttaataatatatttatatttattgtacatattttaaataaatatttgcattaaatacattttacaattaaaaaaactcacctaataatgttaaaattattatttttcataatattcaaaataacttaatttttaatacacttgttttaatattatgaatctattttttatataatataatatattagattgtaaaatattgaaattattttacaatgtatatattattacatttattttaatgttatatttctatttgttaTAAACCATTAGAGTTgagttttttgaaataatagaGATAAATGGTATTATAGTTAAAAGAGAGTTTTGGTGccccttttttaaaaacttgagGGAGTTAGTGAccattttttcaaactttgaaGTGTAGatgtccttttttttctttaatttaaagaaatctaTTCGTGTTTGCTCATAAACAGACCTAGTTAAGGCTCAAGAGGGGCCTAAGGAGCTTCTgagccattattttttttaaaaatgtactATAAGTCCGTTCTAAAagagttaaataaaaagaatttgggTACATTTTCTATATAACCAAATACTTATAGTTTAATGATAAGAGTGCTATTCAGTGGTTTTGTAAACTTTGTTCAAATTCCAATAGTGATATAACTATTTTGTGGAGATTACTTACATAAAAGAACTTTTATGTATGTGGCCACAATGAACTTCAacattgaaaataaatgatttattattattattatttttaaaatttaaaaaaataatagagtttgagtttttaagaatttaaatatgtttaagtgaatagtaaaaaaattaaattccccaaattaaataaaaaatttttaactaactCTGCCTCCTTTAAGTTTTCGGCCCGCCACTGTGTACACTTGTACTGACACTTAAATACTAAGGAAATACAAATTCGGTTGAGTGAGACTGATAATAAAATCCGAATTTAATATCTTTATACACATTACACAACTTCAGCAAGTGgcttaagttgttttttttttttaagttaatggattaattttaatcaattaaatcattaagtttgtttgctttttcaacttaatggtttaattgacttaattttaatcagttaagtcattaaatttattttttttaacttaatgaaaatttttagtcattaaatcattaagttattaagccaatttttttagttttttgcttaatctaaaaaatcttaagaatatcattaaaagatattctccaaaatatccctatttaattaattaatttttatcattaccaaaataaaatttgcactATTACCATCTTTATAACTTGTGATAAAGTCgtatactattttttattttcttcaaattagcattatttattttcataattttttatgaatatttttcatataaaaacaacGTGAACGACAAGAAAATCGATTAACATATactaatttagaatataaagtgttatattcaattgaatatgatttatgttgtgataatatattatcttatttaaattctttgagatgtttattatttgtttaacatttataatttgaacgGGCAAAAAACTAAGAATACTAATTTTCAGattaatttgatttggatTTCAGACTAATTTAGatctatttaaatttctgataaaaaaataaatgccaCCTTAATCAACAACTAAAACGTCATAGTAGCTGACTTCTCTAGttgcttatttaattccataatGCAGATAAACAAAACAGAGGAACTAACCCCTGCATCAAGAGTGAACAAATTGATTTTGTGCTtagaaaatattcaatttgcaagtaagtttaatattacaaattaaatcaagCATTAAACTAGCaacatttgttttttcaaataacCGGGTTACAATACTACTACTGGCATGGGAAAATGAAAACACGAAAACAATGAATACAAGATTAATTACTGAGTTTTTTTGCAACATCAACCATTGATGCCCTATCTACCAATGATTCGTTGAGACATACAAAGATAAGCTCTGCAGAAGCTTGCAATTGCACCTCTTtctcaagaaatgatatcTCTTGAACAATTATAGGATTTGCTATCTCAGTAAATCTATTatcttcaaaatatttcaCAGAGACCAACCATTGCCAAGATCTCAGATGTCCTGTCTCAAAAGCTCAAATAGAAGTacacaaaaactaaaaacattGGACTTCTCATTGAAAACACTTGTCCTCGTATACTTAGGGGCACAATATCACCATTTTCCTGTCATTGCATCCGTAATGTGGGTTTCACCTTCAGGAATGGACATGGATAATgagaaatcaaacaattttgcaatatttttcttcattgaaTCCAATGTGACGATATGCAAGTGGGTTAACAATTTCCATTGCAGTCTTTGACCTATGTTTACCATTAGAAGACTATTATGAGACAAGTATTTTGCATAACAAACCTATGTGACACTTAGACAGCTCTAGCATGAAAGTTGTTAAGTAAGCTTGATGAACTTCTCAAACTATCTTAACAAAGATGCATGTGGAAAAGttaaagagaagagagagagtaaTATAGCCAAAGagagaattttattacttgaaAGAGAGTGTGTACAAGAGAGCTACACAAATAAGCTTGAGTTGCCTATGTAGCGTATGCAAATGACAAATGTCATGCTCTATTTAAAGATAAGACTTACCTAAATCTAGAGAGTTCCATGCAACTTGCACAACTTGCATAACTTGCTAAAATATCTCCACTAAGTTCTAAAGAATTCTAGGGCCTAGAAAATTCTACATACAAATCTTATGTTGAAAATCTAGAATTCCTAGTTATGTACAAATGTAGAGTGTTGTAAAAAATTCTAGGATTGGGCGGGGCTTGCTCAATTCGGCTTGCAGATTTGGGCTCTTGGGCTTGAAACTTTGGGTGGCCCATTACTTAGCGCACGTCAGCTCACCAATTTTAGGGGTGGCTCGTTTACTTGGCGCATCCCGACTCGCCAATTTAACCTTCTTTGGGATTCAAGCCGCTTGTGACAAGACGCTATCAACTCTTTCAGTACAATCGCGACATTCCTCATTATCAAAGTcctaagaaaaatatatttataatatcatTGACACAGGAACCAAAATGGCACTGTGCGTACACTGCAATTTCTCAAGGGTATACTTGTATGTTGTTTTATATAATGTGAACTTCAATTCACCCATACAATGGTAATGtgaaaatctcaatttataaGTTCAAAGGATAAGGGCCAATGGTGGTGTTTTGATGtacttttctttattatcttcttaattttttcacatgttttgaataaattaaagattgtTATTCTAAATAAGGGAATTGAAATTTGCCTaagaaatttgtcaaattgaaatttgtcCTAGAATCTCGTGACTCCTCTCCGGCTctttgtaataatataaatattaatgacAATGAAGTACTTATTTCCAATAAATCTATAGCTTTCAGAATTTTGACCATAGGTCTACGGCAAGCAAATATTCTATTGTCAGATAATATTTATACCATAGGAGCTGGCtaagttacagattctgtaacatacagATCCAACTTAGCCAGCTCCTGATTGGTTAGCTAGctaccaaacaaaaacaattgcatgCTTTTTCTCCATATGCAGGACAGGTGTGGTGCATGCATTGGGTGcgtatgttacagaatctgtaaggtaGACAGGTCCCCATACCATAATGTAGAACCCATGACAAATATTCTGTcaatataaaacttaaaagttaaaagcaccaaattctttttattgtgatAAGtagcttttatttataacaacGCTGGCCcaagaattacacccaacaaTACCACTCAATAAAATACTCCACACTGTTTTACTTTGTTTAAAGAAATCTATTGGGGTCCACCTgcattaaaacttaaatattaaaagaaattcaaatagGTTGATTAAGGGTGATACTAAAGTCCGAATTTAATAGCTTTAGGAACATTACACAACTTCAACATGTGACTTAGTTAAGTCAACGATGGAAACTTCATAATAGCTGACTTCTTTAGTAGCTTATTTTAATTCCGGAATGCTGATAAACGAAACAGAGGACCTCTCTACTCGGGCCCTGCAGCAGAGCGAACAAAGAGATTTTGTGCTTAGAAAATATTCAACTTGCAAGTAAGTTCgatattacaaattaaatcaagCATTGAACTCgtaacattttgtttattcaaataaCCGGGTTACAGTACTACTACTGGCattggaaaatgaaaacatgAAAACAATGAatacaaaagattaattacatGAAAGAGAGCAACAAATTTGCCTGAGTCTTCTTGCAACATCAACCATTGTTGGCCTATCTATCGGTGATTCATTGAGACATTCAAAGGTAAGTTGTGCGGAAGCATGCAATTGCTGCTCTTTTTCAGTGCATGATAGGTCTTGAACAATTATAGGATCTACTATCTCAGTAAATCTATTATCTTCAAAATAGTTCTTCAAGTATTCATTGAAAGGATAGACAAGATCATGTGCATCCCTAACAAGATCCAAGATGCCCCGTCCAGTCAAAAGCTCAGATAGAAATGCACCAAAACTATAAACATCCAACTTTTCACTGAAATCACATGTTGTAACGTACTGAGGTGCCAAATGTCCATATGTTCCCATCACTGTGTCAGTAATGTGGGTTTCACCTTCGGGAATGGATATGGAtagtgaaaaatcaaataattttacaacatTTTCTTCGCTGAACAAGATATGTGATGTCTTGAAATCTCTAAAAACAATTGGCCTGGGGAATCCGAAGTGAAGATAAGCAAGTGCATTAGCAGCATCCACTGCATCCTTTAATCTACGTTTCAATAGTAATGGTTCAAAGTGAGTTTGAGGAGCGCCTAAAATACGATCCCAAAGAGTCCCATGCTGTACATATTCAAAAACTAGAATGGCAATTGGAGTCTCTAAGCAGCATCcaattagttttaaaatatgatcGTGGCTCATTTGTGCTGCATATGTGACATTGTTAATACAACTTTCGTGCCAAAACCCCTTGTACATTGTATACAGGCTATAGCTAGTGTCTTCTGCTAAAAACATTTTTCTGGTCATAGTTGTTGGTTTCTTGCTTGAGTTCTTGAGCAGAGAAGATACGATAAGGAATATATTTACCATTAGAAGATGCTATCAACTCTTGTAGTACACTCGCGCCATTCCCGATCATCAAAGTTCTTTTACCTTTCGACCAAAGcttgaattttcttaaaatccaACTCATATCCATAAACCCACCAAAATACCATCAGTAGATTGTATGAATATATAAAGCAAGAGGGAGTTCATTCATATGTctcattgaaaaaataaataaataaataaaactcttAATCATCCACGGGGGTGCACAGTATCAGCACATATGATGGCTCCTACGTAAATGCAACAATCTACAGAATTAAAGTCACGGAGAAAAGCAGAAGCAAGCAAATAAAATCTAACATAATATACACACTGATCCTTTGACCTTTGTAATGTCACAGTCACATGGTCATGTTTTGTCTTGCAACAAATTCAAACTTGAGCAGCAAGCTAGAGTGAATGCAAACCAGCAGAAAGAATACAATGGCAAATGAAGATGTCTCTAACTAACAGCAAGATACGTGGCGTAAAGATTCACAATTTAGAATGTCACTTGCCAACATACatatatttgaatattaaacTAACAGATAGGTATATTTAACTGAGTTGCATTGCCGTGTGACAACAACGATTGTTGGCCTATCTTCTTGTGATTCATTAATGCACTTGAAGGtaagttatttacttattttcaaTAACAAAAGGATCTACAAAATCACTGAATCTGTTTCTTTTCAACAAGTCtcttttcatatttcttttcaacaagtctcttttcatattttatccAAAGCTAATCTTTCATGTGAGTTAACTCTATTCTCTGTCCAGTCAAAAACTCACATAGAACCacaccaaaaattaaatatcatacttctcatttttgttttttgttttttgggaaGACATACTTCTCATTTAGAGAGCCTGCTCTAGCACACTCAACGAGGGTGTACATGTACCTGTTGAAGGAAATTTCAGCCATCTATGAAGATAGAGAACAGAGGAGCTTTGCAGTTGGTGCCTTCAGTATTCATGTGATTCTATACATCCatgaattgtttaatttagtGTACAGTTCTCTAAGACTGGGAAATttcaaatcaatgaaaaaTCATCTAATGGAAGTTCTAGAATAGAACATATTAAGTTTGTTCAACACACTCCTCTGCTTCCACAAGGACTAATCAATGAAAGCATGaaagtcaaacaaaaaaacaactaACCTATAGTTTATATAACAGGTTACAAGTAATGAAATGGAAACTGAAAACATGAAAACAAGAACTATGAAAAAGTTGTTTACATGAAAGAGCAATAAATTTGTCTGAGTTTTTTTGCAACATCAACCATTGTTGGCCGATCTACCGGTGATTCTTTGAGACATTCAAACATAAGTTGTGCAGAAGCATGCAATTGCTGCTCTTTCCGAAGACATAATATGTCTTGAATAATAATACGATCTACTATCTCAGTAAAACTATTGTCTtcaataaatttcttaaaatattcctCGAAAGGACAGCCGAGATTGCGCGCAGCCTTCACAAGGTCAGAGATAATCTGTCCCGTCAAAAGCTCAAATAGAAACacaccaaaaccaaaaacatCCGACTTTTCATTGAAAACACCTGTGCTTAGGTACTCAGGTGCACAATATCCCATTGTTCCCATCACTCTATCAGTAACGTGGGTTTCACCTTCAGGAATGGATATGGATagtgaaaaatcaaacaattttgcACCATTTTCTTCATTGAACAAGATATGTGCTGTCTTGAAATCTCTATAAACGATTGGCCTGGGAAATCCAAAGTGAAGATAAGCAAGTGCATGAGCGATATCCATTGCAATCTTTAACCTATGTTTCATTAGTAATGGTTCAATCTGAGGTTGAGAAGCACTTAAAATGCGATCACGAAGATTCCCATACTCCACAGATTCAAAAGCTAGAATGGGAATTTGAGTCTCTAAGCAGCATCCAACTAGCTTTAAAATGTGATTGTGACTCATTTGTGCTGCATAGACAATGTTGTTAATACAACTTCCGTGTCCATCACGATTAGATTCTCGAAACCTCATAACAGAAATTAGGCGCTCCTGCCAAAATCCCTTGTACAATATACACCCCCAGTCTTCAGTTATAACGTTTTTCTGGTCATAGTTGTTAGTTGCTAGCTTCAGTTCTTGAGCAGAGAAGATACGATAAGGATTATATTTACCATTAGAAGACGCTATCAACTCTTTTAGCACACTCGCGCCATTTCTCATCATATTTTctgttttactattattagtaGTCTCTCTGTCCTCCCTATTCTtggattttctcaaaatggacCTCATATCTAAAAAGTAGAAACCCATTAAAATACAATTAGTTTATATAATTGAACACAGCAAATGAATTAtatttgtgtgtgtacaaaactaaaaattgtTGCTGTATGCTTCAAAACACATATGTGCATAGAAGTAAACTTAATTTGCAGGAAGAAATCGTATATACTgcaaacaaaaggaaaaagaaagcaagCTGCTGGCTGCAATGAGGATGTACCTGTGGACGGCAAATTGATAAATCTGATATCGAGATAACGCGCGGCTTGATCTCTGTGAACGTGGTGTGCACTCGCATATCATTCAAGTCAAAGGCAGAAGAAATCGGCCACCACGAAATTTCTGAGGAAGTCCTGCTTCTAGGGGTGATGACAGACAACCCCTCTTCACCAGCTGATGAGATTGCCCCCCAGTTATTTTGCGACACGTGTTCCCACGTGGCAACCACATTTGATctctaaaattaaacattttttatctaaatgaTTCTTATTGAATCAAAATAACTATCGCTTTCATTTGTCAGATCAGTCACATCAATCCACTGTCGATTGTCGAATGCTGCTTGGTCGAATAACGGCCACAAATCTTCACCTCATTTTTAGGCAATGGTTCgagtttttctgtttgttttgtgTGGGTTTCTCCGGCTGATGAGGCAACTTTAAGAGCAAGTTCTGTAAAAGGTTGCATTAATCGTTGGTCTTCCAATTCCAGATGGACCAGATCTATTATCTCATTAAAGATATTACATTCAATATATTTCTTCACACAATGCAATAACTAATGACGATCTCCGGcttcatcaaaatatttcttttgaaatatcaactaattttagattgttTCCTCATCTTTGCAGTAGTGCGATCGTTTGGGAATTGAATTTGGATCCTCTGCTAGGTAGTTTCTCTTCTAGTCCTCTTAGGCTTTCAAAGATCCATTGACAAGTGtaattaataacattaaattattgagatTAAATCTTACTttataatcttcttttttttaaaaaaaaaatcaaagttgATTGGTATGACTGGTTCAACACTCTAACTCCTTAAAAGAGGTCAAGAGTTTAAGTCTCGCTCTTGTATGGAGTCACCACTTTGGCCAATACTTTACCCCTTACGGGCCGACCCGGTGCGAGCGGGGATTAGTCTAGATTATGGTATTAGTTTGAATTGTGGTACGGAGTTAAAGGTATCTCCTACAGTTGATGCCTACTTGGAACCACCTCGTggttcagaaaaaaaaaaaaaaaatcttatttt contains:
- the LOC127902585 gene encoding serine/threonine-protein kinase ZRK3-like — encoded protein: MRSILRKSKNREDRETTNNSKTENMMRNGASVLKELIASSNGKYNPYRIFSAQELKLATNNYDQKNVITEDWGCILYKGFWQERLISVMRFRESNRDGHGSCINNIVYAAQMSHNHILKLVGCCLETQIPILAFESVEYGNLRDRILSASQPQIEPLLMKHRLKIAMDIAHALAYLHFGFPRPIVYRDFKTAHILFNEENGAKLFDFSLSISIPEGETHVTDRVMGTMGYCAPEYLSTGVFNEKSDVFGFGVFLFELLTGQIISDLVKAARNLGCPFEEYFKKFIEDNSFTEIVDRIIIQDILCLRKEQQLHASAQLMFECLKESPVDRPTMVDVAKKLRQIYCSFM